A region of Rhizobium sp. CCGE531 DNA encodes the following proteins:
- a CDS encoding aspartate aminotransferase family protein, giving the protein MTKILHRTIGTTLPTAVAGEGIYVVDSEGRSYLDGSGGAAVSCLGHNHPEVLDAMKLQMGRISYAHTSFFTTDVAERLAEQLVELAPEGLDYVYLVSGGSEAVEAALKMARQYFVEVGQPQRRHIIARRQSYHGNTIGALATGGNAWRRAQFKPILPETHHVSPCYAYRDLQVGETPEAYAERLAAELEDKVLELGADKVMAFVAEPVVGATLGAVGPVSDYFKRVRQVCDKYGILLILDEVMCGMGRTGTIFAMEQEGIVADLVTIAKGLGGGFQPIGAVLLSEKIYRAFADGSGLFQHGHTYIGHPIAAAAASKVVEIITRPDMMANVIRMGKRLQAGLDEALGQSPYVGDIRGRGLFRGVEIVADKDTKQPFDPARKMHSRIKKEAMRRGLMCYPMGGTIDGAQGDHVLLAPPYIIQPEEIDLIVERLSDAIRAAVVD; this is encoded by the coding sequence ATGACAAAAATTCTCCATCGAACGATCGGAACAACTCTGCCAACCGCGGTCGCGGGGGAGGGCATCTACGTCGTGGATAGCGAGGGCAGGAGCTACCTGGATGGGTCGGGGGGCGCCGCCGTCAGTTGCCTCGGGCACAATCATCCAGAAGTTCTTGACGCAATGAAGCTACAGATGGGTCGGATCAGCTACGCCCATACGTCGTTCTTCACGACCGACGTCGCCGAGCGGCTTGCCGAGCAATTGGTTGAACTTGCGCCCGAAGGCCTCGATTATGTCTATCTGGTGTCTGGCGGTTCGGAAGCTGTCGAGGCCGCTCTCAAAATGGCGCGCCAGTATTTTGTCGAAGTCGGGCAGCCGCAGCGGCGCCACATCATCGCACGTCGGCAAAGCTATCACGGCAATACGATCGGTGCCTTGGCAACAGGCGGCAATGCCTGGCGCCGTGCCCAGTTCAAGCCGATCTTGCCTGAAACGCATCATGTTTCTCCTTGCTATGCCTACCGCGACCTGCAGGTGGGCGAAACGCCGGAGGCTTATGCCGAGCGTCTTGCTGCGGAACTGGAAGACAAGGTTCTTGAACTTGGCGCGGACAAGGTCATGGCCTTCGTCGCCGAGCCGGTGGTCGGTGCGACGCTGGGTGCCGTTGGCCCGGTTTCGGACTATTTCAAGCGGGTTCGGCAGGTGTGCGACAAGTATGGCATCTTGCTGATCCTCGACGAGGTCATGTGCGGAATGGGGCGTACCGGCACAATCTTCGCTATGGAGCAGGAGGGCATTGTCGCGGATCTGGTCACGATTGCGAAGGGACTGGGCGGCGGCTTTCAGCCGATCGGAGCGGTATTGCTCTCCGAAAAGATCTACCGTGCGTTCGCCGACGGGTCGGGTCTGTTTCAGCATGGACATACCTATATCGGACATCCGATCGCAGCAGCGGCAGCCAGTAAGGTGGTTGAAATAATCACGCGCCCGGACATGATGGCAAACGTCATCCGGATGGGCAAGCGCCTCCAGGCCGGGCTCGATGAGGCACTTGGACAATCACCCTATGTCGGCGACATCCGCGGTCGTGGTCTTTTCCGCGGCGTCGAGATCGTGGCCGACAAAGACACCAAGCAACCTTTCGATCCGGCCCGCAAGATGCATTCCCGCATCAAGAAGGAAGCCATGCGCAGAGGCCTTATGTGCTACCCAATGGGCGGTACGATCGACGGCGCGCAGGGCGACCACGTGCTGCTAGCACCACCCTACATCATTCAGCCTGAAGAAATCGATTTGATTGTCGAACGGCTTTCCGACGCCATCCGCGCCGCAGTAGTAGACTGA
- a CDS encoding carboxymuconolactone decarboxylase family protein, with protein sequence MTTSSCPPIADENWPAEIADMKTGFASALNVYRTMAHHPALLRAWAPLRQHIVKDSALGPVRSELVILRAAHRMGSAYEWSHHVSRARALGISDARIRSMAGTPDGEDGVLAGAVDALFDGARLPSHLEQAIAASIGRQAVFDLMATVGFYSVLGFILMTFDTPIDQDVVDEMAEHPI encoded by the coding sequence ATGACAACATCGTCCTGTCCGCCTATCGCTGATGAAAACTGGCCCGCGGAAATCGCGGACATGAAAACGGGCTTCGCCAGCGCGCTGAACGTCTATCGCACCATGGCTCATCATCCCGCGCTGCTGAGAGCGTGGGCTCCGCTGCGGCAGCATATCGTAAAAGATAGTGCGTTAGGTCCGGTCCGGTCCGAGCTCGTGATTTTGCGCGCGGCACATCGTATGGGCTCCGCCTATGAGTGGTCCCACCATGTAAGCCGCGCTCGCGCTCTTGGTATTTCCGATGCGCGAATCCGGAGTATGGCTGGAACTCCCGATGGCGAAGACGGCGTACTTGCCGGTGCTGTCGACGCGCTATTTGACGGCGCACGTCTGCCTTCGCATCTCGAGCAAGCTATTGCTGCGAGCATAGGTCGGCAAGCCGTGTTCGACCTTATGGCGACCGTCGGCTTCTATTCGGTGCTCGGTTTCATATTGATGACTTTCGACACGCCGATCGACCAAGACGTTGTCGACGAGATGGCTGAACACCCAATCTGA
- a CDS encoding Xaa-Pro peptidase family protein, protein MARQPRPNGRSRMIKELHFALGEFQTRLAAVKKEMAKREIDILLLSEPPNQNYLTGYNAYSFYTPQMVIVAQDHAEPIWIGRFMDRVSASMTTYLAEDNIRAYPDTYVQSATLSAYTFMADIVKELGGEKARIGVEMGGYYYPARGHADLTRALPNAEFVDADLLVGWIRLVKSPAEVAIMHQAGQLADAAMTRVIDMVQAGVRECDIAAAIYHQQISGTPEFGGDYPCCPPDLCIGERSIAPHAAWTDDPLPESTVVNLELNGCRHRYQVNLARTIVVGQPSSAFLNLSEIAVEALNAGLEAVRPGRTCSQVDADFRKALARHGIEKESRIGYPTGIGFPPASGERTASIRKGDETVLKPGMVFHMMPGLWLDNVGITITQSFAVSETGYEPLTKTPRKLFVK, encoded by the coding sequence TTGGCGCGGCAGCCGCGGCCGAATGGGAGATCAAGAATGATAAAAGAATTGCACTTCGCACTGGGAGAATTCCAGACCCGTCTAGCAGCCGTTAAAAAGGAAATGGCGAAGAGAGAGATTGACATCCTCCTCCTCTCAGAACCGCCGAACCAGAACTACCTTACCGGCTATAATGCGTATTCCTTCTACACACCGCAAATGGTGATTGTGGCGCAAGACCACGCAGAACCGATTTGGATCGGCCGTTTCATGGACCGTGTTTCGGCTTCCATGACCACCTATCTGGCCGAGGACAATATCCGAGCCTATCCCGACACCTATGTTCAATCGGCAACGCTGTCGGCCTATACTTTCATGGCCGATATCGTGAAGGAGCTCGGAGGGGAAAAGGCGCGTATCGGCGTCGAGATGGGGGGATATTACTATCCGGCCCGCGGCCACGCAGATCTCACGCGAGCCTTGCCGAATGCAGAGTTCGTCGACGCCGATCTTCTTGTTGGATGGATCCGGCTCGTAAAGAGCCCAGCCGAGGTGGCCATTATGCATCAAGCTGGCCAGCTTGCGGATGCCGCCATGACGCGCGTCATCGATATGGTGCAAGCCGGGGTCCGTGAGTGCGATATTGCTGCTGCGATCTATCACCAGCAGATTTCGGGCACGCCCGAGTTCGGTGGCGACTATCCTTGTTGCCCCCCCGATTTGTGCATTGGCGAACGCTCAATCGCGCCGCATGCCGCCTGGACGGACGACCCCCTGCCGGAGTCCACCGTTGTCAACCTGGAACTGAACGGTTGCCGGCATCGCTACCAGGTCAACCTGGCGCGCACGATCGTCGTCGGCCAGCCTTCATCCGCTTTCCTGAACCTGTCGGAAATCGCTGTTGAGGCCTTGAATGCCGGGCTGGAAGCAGTTCGGCCCGGTCGCACCTGCTCGCAGGTCGATGCCGACTTCCGCAAGGCGCTTGCCCGCCACGGGATCGAGAAAGAGTCTCGCATTGGTTATCCGACCGGCATTGGGTTCCCTCCGGCCTCAGGCGAACGAACGGCAAGCATTCGCAAGGGCGACGAAACCGTACTCAAGCCGGGTATGGTGTTCCACATGATGCCTGGCCTGTGGCTCGACAATGTCGGGATCACGATCACACAGAGCTTTGCGGTCTCCGAAACGGGTTACGAGCCCCTGACGAAGACGCCGCGCAAGCTCTTCGTCAAATAG
- a CDS encoding Lrp/AsnC family transcriptional regulator: MVELDRADIALLQAVQKNNRLTSEELAGMVHLSPTACQRRLRRLRNEGVIEGDVSIVSPKAVGRHITMIVMVSLERERADIVDRFKAAIRNTREVMMGFYVTGDADFMLVITAKDMQDYEHFTRRFFYENADIKGFKTMVVMDRLKASFAIPLEV; this comes from the coding sequence ATGGTTGAACTCGATCGCGCCGACATTGCGCTTCTCCAAGCCGTTCAGAAAAACAACCGGCTGACCTCTGAAGAACTCGCGGGGATGGTCCACCTCTCGCCGACGGCGTGCCAACGGCGTTTGAGAAGGTTGCGCAACGAGGGCGTCATCGAGGGAGACGTTTCCATCGTCTCGCCCAAAGCAGTCGGACGACACATCACCATGATCGTCATGGTGTCCCTTGAACGGGAAAGGGCCGACATCGTCGATCGATTCAAGGCTGCGATACGAAATACGCGTGAGGTGATGATGGGTTTCTACGTAACGGGAGATGCCGACTTCATGCTCGTGATTACCGCGAAAGATATGCAGGACTACGAGCACTTCACGCGCCGGTTTTTCTATGAAAACGCAGATATCAAAGGCTTCAAGACCATGGTTGTGATGGACCGTCTCAAGGCCAGCTTCGCTATCCCGCTCGAGGTGTAG